In the Drosophila takahashii strain IR98-3 E-12201 chromosome 3R, DtakHiC1v2, whole genome shotgun sequence genome, one interval contains:
- the Taf12 gene encoding transcription initiation factor TFIID subunit 12 isoform X1, translated as MSDLFTTFDSNGDAEHHLHHNHNSTSMASPSQHSPMTNNSNSSSQNGGPISGLGTGSGSGTPSGVGSKSSNHTASGQGSENTPMLTKPRLTELVREVDTTTQLDEDVEELLLQIIDDFVEDTVKSTSAFAKHRKSNKIEVRDVQLHFERKYNMWIPGFGTDELRPYKRAAVTEAHKQRLALIRKTIKKY; from the exons ATGTCGGATCTCTTTACCACTTTCGATAGCAACGGCGACGCCGAGCACCACCTGCACCACAACCACAACTCCACATCCATGGCCTCGCCCTCCCAGCACAGTCCGATgaccaacaacagcaactcaTCCTCGCAGAACGGCGGTCCAATCTCCGGCTTGGGCACGGGTTCGGGTTCGGGCACCCCCTCCGGTGTTGGTAGCAAGTCATCCAATCACACAGCATCCGGCCAAGGATCCGAGAATACCCCA ATGCTCACCAAGCCGCGCCTCACGGAGCTCGTTAGGGAGGTGGACACCACCACGCAGCTGGACGAGGATGTCGAGGAGCTGCTGCTCCAGATCATCGACGACTTTGTCGAGGACACCGTGAAGTCGACCAGCGCCTTCGCCAAGCACCGCAAGTCCAACAAGATCGAGGTGCGCGACGTCCAGCTGCATTTCGAGCGCAAGTACAACATGTGGATACCCGGCTTCGGGACGGATGAACTGCGTCCCTACAAGCGGGCCGCCGTCACGGAGGCGCACAAACAGCGCCTGGCCCTCATCCGGAAGACGATCAAGAAGTACTAG
- the LOC108067846 gene encoding uncharacterized protein, with the protein MGLRHSKAKQSYEVKTLEFEKQPAEKTEVNSDPPAPVAKSEPEIDRSSLVPKWLNETQFVELLAANEAEFSKIVGFRVKPAMAPGENYATLMLRVSIDVELTDKSTKLVSFMMKVPHDTPQMDQMMAIANFFNSENTAYIDVLPKLEELYKAKGLDIHFAPQAFRLDATKEPKLANTVLMTDLGQNGYKNLNRLECLNLEQAKFALTKLAQFHAAGARMVEVNGPYPDVFVYGMMGNNQDAIKAFLEGMLGSFRTAFLANLDKFKNGEAYREKLEKILAGLTTEFMKIGIIDPTEFNVLGHGDCWMNNLLFKVDAQGKLEDMVFVDFQNPKYGTNTMDLMYFIMTSVQIEHKLDSFDFLVRHYHEELTKHLDILGFTGHQPSLREMHTKIIKYGGWVLFPAIAVLPVVLLDPTESATFDNFMGDSEAGVNFRNVLYANKRYQGYIERILPWLDNRGFLEPSTKPIPALLEPTEPLKQSQPENPDQILDWLNVSDFKDIISSSEPNFEKIVSGSSKSATKPGDNFASTLLKVDIEAQLKDKSLKTFSYILKVQTANEFINFADLNLFAKEIEVYSVYVPAFEQLYKDAGLPVTFSAKSYRLSKEVKEEYLILDNLQTGGFTMVDRMKGMDLEHSKCTLKKLAQWHAASLKYKELNGAYPSKYNNGIFTEQTAEIYKGMFAQTRRPFLEAVSKFDGVDEYLDKLTSALDTQIDKIIEDSKINENEFNVLNHGDAWINNMMFQYDSDGHVKETFLLDHQVSRYGNPAQDLYYFIMSSTHLDIKVDQFEYLIRWYHQNLEEHAQLLKYNGFVPSLKELHIILLEHPTFAVSTMLTTLTICLNKTDENFSPNDFMAESKEADSMRLGMFNNERYRANIERVMPWLNRRGLLDFFTSEKAQ; encoded by the exons ATGGGTCTACGGCATTCGAAGGCCAAGCAGAGCTATGAAGTGAAAACTTTGGAGTTCGAAAAGCAGCCAGCCGAGAAAACGGAGGTGAACTCTGACCCCCCAGCGCCGGTCGCCAAATCCGAACCAGAGATTGACCGCAGCAGTTTGGTACCCAAGTGGCTGAATGAAACGCAATTTGTGGAATTACTGGCTGCAAATGAAGCTGAGTTCTCAAAAATAGTGGGTTTCCGGGTGAAGCCTGCGATGGCCCCCGGGGAAAACTATGCCACACTTATGCTGAGGGTCAGTATAGATGTGGAGCTCACTG ACAAGAGCACCAAGCTGGTCTCGTTTATGATGAAAGTTCCCCATGACACTCCGCAAATGGATCAAATGATGGCCATTGCCAACTTCTTCAACAGCGAGAATACGGCCTATATTGATGTTCTACCGAAACTGGAGGAGCTCTATAAGGCCAAGGGTCTGGATATCCATTTTGCCCCACAAGCATTCCGATTGGACGCCACCAAGGAGCCCAAGCTGGCCAACACAGTGCTGATGACCGATCTCGGCCAGAATGGGTACAAGAACTTGAATCGTCTGGAGTGCCTTAACTTGGAACAAGCCAAGTTTGCCCTGACGAAATTGGCCCAGTTCCATGCAGCCGGTGCCAGGATGGTTGAGGTTAATGGACCCTATCCTGATGTCTTCGTTTACGGCATGATGGGAAATAACCAGGATGCCATTAAAGCGTTTTTGGAGGGAATGTTGGGATCTTTTCGAACGGCGTTTTTGGCCAATCTCGACAAGTTCAAGAACGGAGAGGCCTATCGCGAGAAACTT GAAAAAATTCTTGCTGGTCTAACTACGGAGTTCATGAAAATCGGTATCATCGATCCCACTGAGTTCAATGTGCTAGGTCATGGCGATTGCTGGATGAATAATCTGCTATTCAAGGTGGACGCCCAGGGAAAATTGGAGGACATGGTCTTCGTCGATTTCCAGAACCCCAAATACGGCACCAACACCATGGATCTAATGTACTTCATCATGACGTCCGTGCAAATAGAACATAAGCTGGATTCCTTTGACTTCCTAGTCAGACATTACCACGAAGAGCTGACGAAGCACTTGGATATTTTGGGATTTACTGGCCACCAGCCTTCGTTGAGGGAAATGCACACTAAGATAATAAAGTACGGAGGATGGGTGCTGTTCCCAGCCATTGCAGTGCTGCCAGTGGTTCTTCTAGATCCCACCGAGTCGGCCACATTCGATAATTTCATGGGAGACTCGGAAGCTGGAGTCAATTTCAGGAACGTTTTGTACGCCAACAAGCGGTATCAAGGATATATCGAAAGAATTCTGCCCTGGCTGGACAATCGTGGTTTCCTAGAACCGAG CACTAAACCAATCCCTGCTCTACTGGAACCAACGGAGCCTTTAAAGCAATCCCAGCCTGAGAATCCTGATCAGATCCTAGACTGGCTTAATGTGAGTGACTTTAAGGACATCATTTCATCCAGCGAACCCAATTTCGAGAAGATTGTAAGCGGTTCTTCAAAGTCGGCCACGAAACCTGGGGACAACTTTGCTTCAACGCTCTTGAAGGTTGATATTGAGGCACAGTTGAAAG ACAAAAGCCTCAAGACCTTTTCGTACATCCTGAAAGTGCAGACAGCCAATGAATTTATCAATTTCGCCGACCTTAATCTTTTCGCCAAGGAGATCGAGGTGTACAGCGTTTATGTACCCGCTTTCGAGCAGCTCTACAAGGACGCTGGATTGCCGGTCACTTTTAGCGCCAAGTCCTACCGACTCAGCAAGGAGGTCAAAGAGGAGTATCTGATTTTGGATAACCTGCAAACTGGCGGTTTCACCATGGTCGATCGCATGAAGGGAATGGACTTGGAGCACAGCAAGTGCACGTTGAAGAAATTGGCCCAGTGGCATGCAGCCTCTCTGAAATACAAGGAACTCAATGGAGCCTACCCGTCGAAGTACAATAATGGCATTTTCACAGAACAAACTGCAGAGATTTACAAGGGTATGTTTGCTCAAACGAGGAGGCCGTTTTTGGAGGCAGTCTCCAAGTTTGACGGCGTCGATGAGTATCTGGACAAACTG acGTCGGCTTTGGATACCCAAATCGACAAAATAATTGAAGACTCCAAGATCAATGAGAACGAGTTCAATGTGCTCAATCATGGCGATGCCTGGATAAACAACATGATGTTCCAATACGACTCTGATGGCCATGTCAAGGAAACCTTCCTGCTGGATCACCAAGTGTCGAGATACGGAAATCCCGCCCAGGACCTTTACTACTTCATAATGAGCTCCACTCACCTGGATATCAAGGTCGATCAGTTTGAGTATCTCATCCGATGGTATCATCAGAATTTGGAGGAGCACGCCCAGTTGTTGAAGTACAATGGTTTTGTACCCTCCCTAAAGGAACTGCACATCATTTTGCTGGAGCACCCAACTTTTG cGGTTTCAACCATGCTAACCACCCTGACGATTTGCCTAAACAAGACCGATGAGAACTTCTCGCCCAATGACTTTATGGCGGAAAGTAAGGAGGCGGACTCAATGAGATTGGGGATGTTCAACAACGAACGTTACAGGGCGAACATAGAGCGCGTGATGCCGTGGTTAAACAGACGAGGACTGCTTGATTTTTTCACCTCCGAGAAAGCCCAATAA
- the Ho gene encoding heme oxygenase 1, producing MSTAEATTADSQSPENVEDVEFVDLAFTKELRKATKDVHNLTDVLVNAKFALALSDDEVWYDGLLAFYELYKFFETHLPERLLPKEFYRTAAFERDFDYFYGSDWRETYEVRPAVQKYLEHLEKIAAQNELLLFAYSYQMYMALMSGGQMLQKKRMIARKLWIFSKGDGEEQQKQADKEAEVATARAADSTLNEDDLQARPMPAQVTICPPGCEATYFPEKISVLKAKLRRVFNNHYGAFDDDLRAAFIEESRNVFRLNIEVVRTIKGVNRANLRKLALAVIFVSSIVLAVKFALK from the exons ATGTCAACGGCCGAGGCAACAACAGCGGACAGTCAGTCGCCGGAGAATGTGGAGGATGTGGAATTCGTGGACCTGGCGTTCACAAAGGAGTTGCGTAAAGCCACAAAGGATGTGCATAACCTGACCGATGTGCTTGTTAATGCAAAGTTCGCACTAG CCCTTTCCGATGACGAGGTGTGGTACGATGGACTCTTGGCCTTCTACGAGCTGTACAAATTCTTCGAGACCCATCTGCCGGAGCGTCTGCTGCCCAAGGAATTCTACAGAACAGCGGCATTCGAGCGGGATTTCGACTATTTCTATGGTTCCGATTGGAGGGAGACCTACGAAGTGCGACCGGCGGTGCAGAAGTATCTGGAGCACCTGGAGAAGATTGCCGCCCAGAACGAACTGCTGCTGTTCGCGTACTCCTACCAGATGTACATGGCTCTGATGTCCGGCGGACAGATGCTGCAGAAGAAGCGCATGATTGCCCGAAAACTTTGGATCTTCTCCAAGGGCGACGGCgaggagcagcagaagcaggcCGACAAGGAGGCCGAGGTGGCCACCGCCAGGGCTGCAGATTCTACGCTGAACGAGGATGACTTGCAGGCCAGACCCATGCCCGCCCAGGTCACCATTTGTCCCCCTGGCTGCGAGGCCACCTATTTTCCTGAAAAG ATCTCCGTTCTAAAAGCCAAACTCAGGCGCGTTTTCAACAATCATTATGGAGCTTTTGACGATGATCTGCGTGCCGCTTTCATCGAGGAGAGTCGCAACGTATTTCGCCTAAATATAGAAGTTGTGCGGACAATCAAGGGCGTCAATCGTGCCAATCTCAGGAAGCTGGCCCTCGCTGTGATCTTTGTTTCTAGTATTGTACTGGCCGTAAAGTTTGCCCTTAAGTAA
- the LOC108068745 gene encoding zinc finger protein 271, translated as MKLPVICRTCDSTDTDNLLKLATPSKKYPDKLLSEILCELTEINLDASGSQKLPQCLCSGCTKKLMGAYCYVKQALAANELLMKHLRNGGAAPSTTDCLQEAPMELCAEQHVEVKLETEDEEEDITCSELPEPDEMDVESKKSVDPLTMIETVKLETEVRSVQKPSEDEAASEFDDEDSLDDLPLDKRIQQWKTGRKSSVFKCQDCPRSFKRVEFLKRHEIRVHKQDTRSFACSLCIRKFSRSEALEAHLKVHRNSKRSANISEHKKAKAVDLNLCKPHGYKLIECMICQSQYNKIADLRRHLEEHPEIVSLCGRPNVEPHELAELFYPDSKDLSEDQLISLIRKDLAAGIYQRFYSITNQSGYEMDLDSSETDSELDGDPEDQQKRRKKWRKASYSCELCQQKFPRKYQLYDHQRQTHSWSEAPHVCGRCDGRFVSLQLLRHHNESQCRNAQKRFLCHKCPLRFRWKHNLKTHFREHRITNQTFECPECKRVFDKKKSLTVHLLSVHAEESKLIPCQWCSRKFYRHDYLVKHLKRHGLKEQDIPLAETLIAATSRPNGAKRITCRMCNLHFERIVDLRAHIQLELKLSLSLHQSYDSLHNYSITNESGFELQLEDSETEDEMPSSGNSRPVYICELCSVQCKRKFEMIQHQRTMHRFDKMPHECDDCIFKCVCKSIMDHHRLGQCSSTEKKHPCDKCSYKFMWPENLEQHVILQHGKSSGVKRISDGGELDKDAAEDGVPLLQCPHCDRTYQMKSRLNNHIRDVHVNGDRKRKEAIKRFLCSLCGMETRSAAALVTHMRRHTGEKPFKCDLCEMAFPRHSELASHRRMHTGEKPFHCTVCGKDFARSDKLKRHMLTHSGLKPHKCTYCEKSYRQAKDLKLHLQQHTGECPFVCGTCGERFIQSSTLEKHRLMRRHFDEVEAWLRRQK; from the exons ATGAAGCTGCCGGTGATTTGTCGCACCTGCGACTCCACGGACACCGACAACCTGCTGAAGCTGGCCACGCCCTCGAAAAAGTATCCGGACAAGCTGCTCTCCGAGATTCTCTGCGAGCTGACCGAAATCAAT CTGGATGCCAGTGGAAGCCAGAAGCTGCCGCAGTGCCTGTGCAGTGGATGCACCAAGAAGCTAATGGGCGCCTATTGCTATGTGAAGCAGGCGCTGGCCGCCAACGAATTGCTGATGAAGCACCTGAGGAACGGAGGAGCTGCTCCCTCGACCACCGACTGCCTGCAGGAGGCGCCCATGGAACTGTGTGCCGAGCAGCATGTGGAGGTCAAGCTGGAGACGGAGGACGAGGAAGAGGACATCACTTGCTCGGAGCTTCCGGAACCGGATGAAATGGATGTGGAGAGCAAGAAGTCCGTGGATCCGCTGACCATGATTGAGACGGTGAAGCTGGAAACGGAAGTGAGGAGCGTGCAGAAGCCGTCGGAAGATGAGGCCGCTTCGGAATTTGATGACGAAGA CTCCCTGGACGACCTGCCGCTGGACAAGCGCATTCAACAGTGGAAAACAGGGAGGAAGTCCTCCGTATTCAAATGCCAGGACTGCCCGAGGAGCTTTAAACGTGTAGAGTTCCTGAAACGTCATGAAATACGCGTACACAAGCAGGATACCCGCTCCTTCGCCTGCTCCCTGTGCATCCGAAAGTTCAGCCGCAGCGAGGCTTTGGAAGCGCACTTGAAGGTCCATCGAAACTCCAAGCGATCGGCCAACATAAGCGAGCACAAGAAGGCCAAGGCGGTGGATCTGAATCTCTGCAAGCCGCACGGCTACAAGCTAATCGAGTGCATGATCTGCCAGAGTCAGTACAACAAGATAGCCGATCTGCGGCGGCACTTGGAGGAGCATCCTGAGATAGTCAGCCTGTGCGGTCGCCCAAATGTGGAGCCCCATGAGTTGGCGGAGCTGTTTTACCCCGACTCCAAGGACCTAAGTGAGGATCAGTTGATTAGCCTGATTCGCAAGGATCTGGCGGCGGGAATCTATCAGCGTTTCTACTCGATAACCAACCAGAGTGGCTACGAAATGGACCTGGACAGCTCGGAGACGGACAGCGAACTGGACGGCGATCCGGAGGATCAGCAGAAGAGGCGAAAGAAGTGGCGCAAGGCGAGCTACAGCTGCGAACTGTGCCAGCAGAAGTTCCCGAGAAAATATCAGCTTTACGACCACCAGCGACAGACGCACAGTTGGTCAGAGGCGCCCCATGTCTGCGGGCGTTGCGATGGACGCTTTGTGAGTCTGCAGCTGCTGCGGCACCACAACGAGTCGCAGTGCCGGAATGCACAGAAACGTTTCCTATGCCACAAATGCCCGCTTCGCTTCCGTTGGAAGCACAACCTGAAAACACACTTCCGCGAGCACAGAATTACA AATCAGACCTTCGAGTGTCCCGAATGCAAGAGGGTTTTCGACAAGAAGAAATCCCTCACCGTTCACCTGCTCAGCGTGCATGCCGAGGAATCGAAGCTGATACCCTGCCAGTGGTGCAGTCGAAAGTTCTACCGCCATGACTACCTGGTGAAGCACCTGAAGCGGCATGGTCTCAAGGAGCAGGACATTCCACTGGCCGAAACCCTAATTGCGGCCACCTCGCGACCGAACGGAGCGAAGCGCATCACCTGTCGCATGTGCAACCTGCATTTCGAGCGTATCGTCGATCTGCGGGCCCACATTCAGCTGGAACTGAAGCTTTCCTTGTCGCTGCACCAGAGCTACGATTCCCTGCACAATTACTCCATAACAAATGAGTCTGGGTTTGAGTTGCAGCTGGAGGATTCGGAGACGGAGGACGAGATGCCATCAAGCGGTAACAGTCGACCCGTTTATATCTGCGAACTGTGCAGTGTACAGTGCAAGCGGAAGTTCGAAATGATCCAGCATCAGCGGACGATGCatcgttttgataaaatgccACACGAGTGCGATGACTGCATTTTCAAGTGTGTCTGCAAG AGCATCATGGATCACCACCGGCTGGGCCAGTGTAGCAGCACAGAAAAGAAGCATCCTTGCGACAAGTGCTCCTACAAGTTCATGTGGCCCGAGAATCTGGAGCAACACGTTATTCTGCAGCACGGGAAATCCTCAGGGGTCAAGCGAATTTCCGATGGCGGCGAACTGGACAAGGATGCCGCCGAGGACGGGGTGCCGCTGCTGCAGTGTCCGCATTGCGATCGCACCTACCAGATGAAGTCGCGCTTGAACAACCACATCCGTGACGTCCACGTTAATGGCGACCGCAAGCGCAAGGAGGCCATCAAGCGCTTCCTGTGCTCCCTGTGCGGCATGGAGACGAGATCCGCCGCTGCCTTGGTGACCCATATGCGTCGGCACACCGGCGAAAAGCCCTTCAAGTGCGATCTCTGCGAGATGGCCTTTCCGCGGCACTCGGAGCTCGCCTCGCATCGTAGAATGCACACCGGCGAGAAGCCATTCCACTGCACCGTTTGCGGCAAGGATTTCGCCCGCTCCGACAAGCTCAAGCGCCACATGCTCACCCACAGCGGCTTGAAGCCGCACAAGTGCACCTACTGCGAGAAGAGCTACCGGCAGGCGAAGGATTTGAAGCTCCACCTGCAGCAGCACACCGGCGAGTGCCCCTTCGTGTGCGGCACCTGCGGCGAGCGCTTCATCCAGAGCAGCACGCTGGAGAAGCACCGGCTGATGCGGCGCCACTTTGACGAGGTGGAGGCGTGGCTGAGGCGACAGAAATAG
- the Taf12 gene encoding transcription initiation factor TFIID subunit 12 isoform X2 — protein MASPSQHSPMTNNSNSSSQNGGPISGLGTGSGSGTPSGVGSKSSNHTASGQGSENTPMLTKPRLTELVREVDTTTQLDEDVEELLLQIIDDFVEDTVKSTSAFAKHRKSNKIEVRDVQLHFERKYNMWIPGFGTDELRPYKRAAVTEAHKQRLALIRKTIKKY, from the exons ATGGCCTCGCCCTCCCAGCACAGTCCGATgaccaacaacagcaactcaTCCTCGCAGAACGGCGGTCCAATCTCCGGCTTGGGCACGGGTTCGGGTTCGGGCACCCCCTCCGGTGTTGGTAGCAAGTCATCCAATCACACAGCATCCGGCCAAGGATCCGAGAATACCCCA ATGCTCACCAAGCCGCGCCTCACGGAGCTCGTTAGGGAGGTGGACACCACCACGCAGCTGGACGAGGATGTCGAGGAGCTGCTGCTCCAGATCATCGACGACTTTGTCGAGGACACCGTGAAGTCGACCAGCGCCTTCGCCAAGCACCGCAAGTCCAACAAGATCGAGGTGCGCGACGTCCAGCTGCATTTCGAGCGCAAGTACAACATGTGGATACCCGGCTTCGGGACGGATGAACTGCGTCCCTACAAGCGGGCCGCCGTCACGGAGGCGCACAAACAGCGCCTGGCCCTCATCCGGAAGACGATCAAGAAGTACTAG
- the LOC108065334 gene encoding FK506-binding protein 2, whose translation MKLTYFLLISVFVAAAVASDAKVKIGVKKRVENCTRKAKNGDLVHVHYRGTLQDGTEFDSSYSRGTPFSFTLGARQVIKGWDQGILGMCEGEQRKLTIPPELGYGASGAGGGKIPPNALLLFDTELVKIEPKSGSEEL comes from the exons ATGAAGTTGACTTACTTCCTCCTAATTTCCGTCTTTGTGGCCGCTGCTGTGGCCAGCGATGCCAAGGTGAAGATCGGGGTTAAGAAGCGCGTGGAGAACTGCACCCGGAAGGCCAAGAACGGCGACTTGGTCCACGTACACTACAGG GGCACGCTGCAAGATGGCACCGAGTTCGACAGCAGCTACTCCCGCGGCACTCCCTTCTCCTTCACCCTGGGCGCCCGCCAGGTCATCAAGGGCTGGGACCAGGGCATCCTGGGCATGTGCGAGGGCGAGCAGCGCAAGCTGACGATTCCCCCGGAGCTGGGCTACGGAGCAAGTGGAGCGGGCGGTGGCAAGATTCCGCCCAATGCGCTGCTCCTCTTCGACACGGAGCTGGTGAAGATCGAACCCAAATCGGGCTCCGAGGAGCTGTAG
- the Taf12 gene encoding transcription initiation factor TFIID subunit 12 isoform X3, whose protein sequence is MLTKPRLTELVREVDTTTQLDEDVEELLLQIIDDFVEDTVKSTSAFAKHRKSNKIEVRDVQLHFERKYNMWIPGFGTDELRPYKRAAVTEAHKQRLALIRKTIKKY, encoded by the coding sequence ATGCTCACCAAGCCGCGCCTCACGGAGCTCGTTAGGGAGGTGGACACCACCACGCAGCTGGACGAGGATGTCGAGGAGCTGCTGCTCCAGATCATCGACGACTTTGTCGAGGACACCGTGAAGTCGACCAGCGCCTTCGCCAAGCACCGCAAGTCCAACAAGATCGAGGTGCGCGACGTCCAGCTGCATTTCGAGCGCAAGTACAACATGTGGATACCCGGCTTCGGGACGGATGAACTGCGTCCCTACAAGCGGGCCGCCGTCACGGAGGCGCACAAACAGCGCCTGGCCCTCATCCGGAAGACGATCAAGAAGTACTAG
- the Slu7 gene encoding pre-mRNA-splicing factor Slu7, which yields MSSGPMRTPVSQIIQSKHDQDAEEEPKKKSREDWRKAKELEEARKAGTAPAAVDEEGRDINPHIPQYISNAPWYYGSAGPTLKHQRPQHEDEQGQLDKRAPKGLNTTRIITKFRKGACENCGAVTHKRKDCLERPRKVQAKYAESIVVHDEHLVNEAAVNYDEKRDRWSSYDPANHREIIEEYEKVEEAKRQLKAEKLKNDPDAEISDEEGNEDKYVDEVDMPGTKVDSKQRITVRNLRIREDTAKYLRNLDPNSAYYDPKTRSMRDNPNPAVPEEEAEFAGENFVRFSGDTTAQATAQLFAWEAHGKGVDVHLLAEPTKLELLQKEYEQKKEQFKSSTKTHIVEKYGGEEHLQVPPKSLLLAQTEEYIEYSRSGKVIKGVEKPKARSIYEEDVYINNHTTVWGSFWNAGRWGYKCCKSFIKNSYCVGMQEPEGYSEQHPTSSAAEPAAQVQFKVPEVPPERPASEVDSAPSSESSSSSEEEEVKPEKKRSKKKSKKREKKKKAKEQRKQKSKYKEAKEEEEKSKKKEIPEELDDRKRAYNSMYDVKAPTEDEIEEWKKKRPRAEDPMLQFM from the exons ATGAGCTCGGGCCCCATGCGCACGCCCGTCTCGCAGATCATCCAGAGCAAGCACGACCAGGATGCCGAGGAGGAGCCCAAGAAGAAGTCCCGCGAGGACTGGCGCAAGGccaaggagctggaggaggcgCGAAAAGCGGGAACTGCGCCAGCCGCCGTGGACGAAGAGGGTCGCGACATAAATCCCCACATTCCGCAGTATATATCCAATGCCCCATGGTACTACGGATCGGCGGGGCCCACGCTCAAGCATCAGCGCCCACAGCACGAGGACGAGCAGGGTCAGCTGGACAAGAGGGCGCCCAAGGGACTGAATACCACGCGCATCATCACCAAGTTCCGCAAGGGCGCCTGCGAAAACTGCGGTGCAGTGACCCACAAACGCAAGGATTGCCTGGAAAGGCCGCGCAAAGTGCAGGCCAAGTACGCCGAATCCATTGTCGTCCACGACGAGCACTTGGTCAACGAGGCGGCGGTGAACTATGACGAGAAGCGCGACCGCTGGAGCAGCTACGATCCGGCTAATCATAGGGAGATTATCGAGGAGTACGAGAAGGTGGAGGAGGCCAAGCGGCAGCTCAAGGCGGAGAAGCTCAAAAATG ATCCCGATGCCGAAATATCCGATGAGGAGGGCAACGAGGACAAATATGTGGACGAGGTGGACATGCCGGGCACCAAGGTGGACTCCAAACAGCGCATCACTGTGCGCAACTTGCGTATTCGCGAGGACACGGCGAAATACCTGCGGAACTTGGACCCGAACTCAGCCTACTACGATCCCAAAACGCGATCCATGCGTGACAATCCCAATCCTGCCGTTCCAGAGGAAGA AGCTGAGTTTGCCGGCGAAAACTTTGTGCGCTTCTCTGGCGACACCACAGCCCAGGCCACCGCCCAGTTGTTTGCCTGGGAGGCGCATGGCAAAGGAGTGGATGTCCATCTACTGGCTGAACCCACCAAGTTGGAGCTGCTCCAGAAGGAATACGAGCAGAAGAAGGAACAGTTCAAGTCGAGT ACCAAAACGCACATTGTTGAGAAGTACGGAGGCGAGGAGCACTTGCAAGTGCCACCGAAATCGCTGCTGCTGGCCCAGACCGAGGAGTACATCGAGTACTCGCGCAGCGGCAAGGTGATCAAGGGTGTGGAGAAGCCAAAGGCGCGCAGCATCTACGAGGAGGATGTGTACATCAACAACCACACGACCGTTTGGGGCAGCTTCTGGAACGCCGGTCGCTGGGGCTACAAGTGCTGCAAGTCCTTCATTAAGAACTCCTATTGTGTGGGCATGCAGGAGCCGGAGGGCTACTCGGAACAGCATCCCACCAGCTCCGCAGCAGAGCCCGCAGCCCAAGTTCAATTTAAGGTGCCAGAAGTGCCACCCGAAAGGCCCGCCTCCGAAGTAGACTCGGCGCCCAGTTCAGAatcctcttcttcttcggAAGAGGAGGAAGTAAAACCGGAGAAGAAAAGGTCCAAGAAGAAGTCGAAGAAGCGcgagaagaaaaagaaggcCAAGGAGCAGCGCAAACAGAAGTCCAAGTACAAGGAggccaaggaggaggaggaaaagtCCAAGAAGAAGGAGATTCCCGAGGAACTGGACGATCGCAAGCGGGCCTACAACAGCATGTACGATGTGAAGGCGCCCACAGAAGACGAGATTGAGGAGTGGAAGAAGAAGCGGCCGCGGGCGGAAGATCCCATGCTGCAGTTTATGTAG